Proteins from a genomic interval of Rhodothermales bacterium:
- the mmuM gene encoding homocysteine S-methyltransferase, with translation MSNPLQPFLDAQGFVVLDGGLGTSLEAEGVDINDPLWSAKVLLGDMAPLRRVHEQFLEAGADVIGTCTYQATVPGLVRAGLSEAEARRVMGDAVSLALEVRDGFTARRALVAASIGPYGAFLSDGSEYTGAYGLTAGELKSFHQERVQILAESGADLLAFETIPSLAETQALLDLLDESPGVWAWISFSVRDAEHLADGTPLAEAVGAVHEHRRIAAIGANCFAPSLAVPLAEQLAGLVDLPIVLYPNSGERYDARSKSWSGAGAGIGPAMLRQAGANCIGGCCRTTYGDIRRLRESLLP, from the coding sequence GTGAGCAACCCGCTCCAACCGTTTCTGGATGCCCAGGGCTTTGTCGTGCTCGACGGAGGCCTGGGCACGAGCCTGGAGGCGGAGGGCGTGGACATCAACGACCCGCTGTGGTCGGCGAAGGTGCTGCTGGGAGACATGGCGCCGCTGCGGCGGGTGCATGAGCAGTTCCTGGAGGCCGGCGCGGACGTCATCGGCACATGCACGTATCAGGCCACTGTGCCGGGGCTGGTTCGGGCCGGGCTTTCGGAGGCGGAGGCCCGCCGCGTCATGGGCGATGCGGTCTCGCTGGCCCTGGAGGTTCGGGATGGGTTCACGGCGCGCAGGGCGCTCGTAGCAGCCAGCATTGGGCCGTATGGTGCGTTTCTCTCGGATGGATCTGAGTACACCGGCGCGTACGGTCTGACCGCCGGCGAGCTCAAGTCATTCCACCAGGAGCGGGTTCAGATTCTGGCTGAGTCTGGAGCCGACCTGCTCGCGTTTGAGACCATTCCGTCTCTCGCGGAAACGCAGGCGTTGCTCGATCTTCTGGACGAGTCGCCGGGAGTCTGGGCGTGGATCAGCTTCAGCGTCAGGGACGCCGAGCACCTTGCGGACGGCACGCCGCTGGCAGAGGCCGTTGGCGCTGTGCACGAGCACCGGCGCATTGCCGCCATCGGGGCCAACTGCTTCGCGCCGTCCCTTGCGGTGCCTCTGGCCGAGCAGCTCGCTGGGTTAGTCGACCTGCCCATCGTCCTCTACCCGAACTCAGGAGAGCGCTATGATGCCCGGTCCAAGTCGTGGTCGGGTGCTGGAGCGGGCATCGGGCCCGCCATGCTGCGCCAGGCAGGAGCCAATTGTATCGGAGGCTGCTGCAGGACCACGTATGGCGATATCAGACGACTGCGAGAGTCGCTTTTGCCCTAG
- a CDS encoding NADP-dependent isocitrate dehydrogenase produces MSSSLANPVSETESNGRPVDTGVTVAAGDGIGPEIMDATLRVLDAVRAPLRYETIEVGKKVFEAGHTSGIKPEAWDTIRRNPVFLKAPITTPLGGGYKSLNVTIRKTLSLFANVRPTKSYAPYVASPHPGMDLVIIRENEEDLYAGIEHQQTPEVTQVLKLITRPGTERIVRYAFEYARAYGREKVTCMTKNNIMKHTDGLFQRVFAEIAEEYPDIESEHQIIDIGAARVAAMPEQFDVIVTANLYGDILSDIASQVAGSVGLAGSSNVGETVAMFEAVHGSAPDIAGKDVANPSGLLFGAVQMLVHLGHSDLAEVINNAWLTTIEQGIHTPDIYREGVSKRDVGTQSFTDAVIANLGEKPKKLRSASYKKGGIKVRLSETPKQNKELKGIDVFLDWADADRNPDVLGEGLEAAVKDAGWKLKMITNRGVKVYPDGMPETFWTDHWRCRFLPTTADTVTFDEVLTLLSAVHAGGFDVIKTEHLYTFDGERAYSLGQGE; encoded by the coding sequence ATGTCGTCGTCGCTCGCCAATCCTGTTTCCGAAACCGAATCCAACGGCCGTCCGGTGGATACTGGCGTCACCGTAGCCGCCGGAGACGGCATCGGCCCGGAGATCATGGACGCCACGCTGCGTGTGCTGGACGCGGTCAGGGCACCCCTGCGTTACGAGACCATCGAGGTCGGCAAGAAGGTGTTTGAGGCCGGCCACACCAGCGGCATCAAGCCCGAGGCGTGGGATACCATCCGTCGCAACCCGGTCTTCCTCAAGGCGCCGATCACGACCCCGCTGGGCGGCGGTTACAAGAGCCTCAATGTCACCATCCGTAAGACGCTGAGTCTTTTCGCCAACGTGCGGCCGACCAAGTCCTATGCGCCCTATGTGGCGTCGCCGCATCCGGGCATGGACCTCGTCATCATCCGCGAGAACGAGGAAGATCTCTACGCGGGCATCGAGCATCAGCAGACGCCCGAGGTCACCCAAGTACTGAAGCTGATCACGCGGCCGGGCACGGAGCGCATCGTTCGTTATGCGTTCGAATACGCCCGCGCGTATGGGCGCGAGAAGGTCACTTGCATGACCAAGAACAACATCATGAAACACACCGATGGGCTCTTCCAGCGGGTGTTTGCGGAGATCGCTGAGGAGTATCCGGATATTGAGAGCGAGCACCAGATCATCGACATCGGGGCGGCGCGCGTGGCGGCCATGCCGGAGCAGTTTGATGTGATCGTGACGGCCAACCTGTACGGGGACATCCTGTCCGATATCGCCTCCCAGGTTGCCGGTTCAGTTGGCCTGGCGGGCTCTTCCAACGTGGGCGAGACCGTCGCCATGTTCGAGGCCGTGCACGGCTCGGCTCCAGACATCGCCGGAAAGGATGTGGCGAACCCGTCGGGCCTGCTGTTCGGCGCGGTGCAGATGCTGGTTCATCTCGGCCACTCGGACCTCGCCGAGGTCATCAACAACGCCTGGCTGACCACCATTGAGCAGGGCATCCACACGCCCGACATCTACCGCGAGGGTGTCAGCAAGCGCGACGTGGGCACGCAGTCTTTCACAGATGCCGTCATTGCAAATCTGGGCGAGAAGCCCAAAAAACTGCGTTCGGCGAGCTACAAGAAGGGTGGCATCAAGGTGCGTCTGTCGGAGACGCCGAAGCAGAACAAGGAGCTCAAGGGCATCGACGTTTTCCTGGATTGGGCAGACGCCGACCGCAATCCCGACGTGCTGGGCGAGGGCCTGGAAGCCGCGGTCAAGGACGCCGGCTGGAAGCTCAAGATGATCACCAACCGGGGCGTTAAGGTGTATCCGGATGGCATGCCGGAGACGTTCTGGACGGATCACTGGCGATGCCGTTTTCTGCCGACAACCGCCGACACAGTCACGTTTGACGAGGTGCTGACGCTGCTCAGCGCCGTGCACGCGGGAGGCTTCGACGTCATCAAGACGGAGCACCTCTACACGTTCGACGGCGAGCGCGCCTACTCGCTGGGACAGGGGGAATAA
- a CDS encoding N-acetyltransferase, producing MDLAELEVHHNTAKTRFEIDLGGPVAIADYIRAGDRVSFHHTLVPYAFRGKGIAGRLVKTALDWAREEGLKVRPQCWYVAQWIDRNPEYADLVEGR from the coding sequence ATGGATCTAGCTGAACTCGAAGTCCACCACAACACGGCCAAAACCCGCTTCGAAATCGACCTCGGCGGCCCCGTGGCCATCGCCGACTACATCCGCGCGGGAGACAGGGTGTCATTCCACCATACACTCGTGCCCTACGCGTTCCGGGGGAAGGGGATTGCCGGCCGGCTGGTGAAGACAGCGCTGGACTGGGCACGGGAGGAGGGTCTCAAGGTCCGGCCCCAGTGCTGGTATGTGGCGCAGTGGATCGATCGGAATCCGGAGTACGCGGACCTGGTGGAAGGACGCTGA
- a CDS encoding ATP-binding protein — protein MIIIHGVNNPHDLISRHLTSVLDRHLRSMPVVVMTGARQTGKSTLAQFLLHQDRIYHTLDDLDALELVGSNPGGLIGDRPVTIDEVQRMPELLLSVKRSVDADRVAGRFLLTGSANLLLMQRVSEPLAGRASYLTLRPCTRGELSGLPPSLWTQLQQVEDREWQAVIQDSARPAARWAAVARRGGFPTPALGSEEHGAASPWYQGYIRTYLERDLQDLSSISSLVDFRRLMRLVAARTGQIQNQSNLARDLGMAQPTVHRYLNLLETSYMLVRLPAYTANRGKRLIKSPRIYWGDTGLGLHMSGSPDPTGAHLENLILLDLLTSQDCYNQINQLYYWRTTTGQEVDFVIEGLDGRLMPIEVKATAKPRLGHCRGLNAFLDEYGKLCRSALLLHAGSETRWLTPRILATPWWAVA, from the coding sequence ATGATTATCATTCATGGCGTGAATAATCCTCATGACCTGATATCTCGCCACCTGACCTCGGTCCTGGACCGGCACCTCAGATCAATGCCGGTTGTGGTTATGACCGGGGCACGTCAAACCGGAAAAAGCACGCTTGCCCAGTTCCTGTTGCACCAGGACCGGATCTACCACACACTCGACGACCTCGACGCGCTGGAACTCGTTGGATCGAACCCGGGAGGGCTCATAGGAGACCGCCCTGTTACGATCGATGAGGTTCAGCGTATGCCGGAGCTGCTGCTGTCGGTGAAGCGTAGTGTAGACGCGGATCGAGTAGCCGGACGTTTCCTTCTCACGGGCTCGGCCAATCTGCTCTTGATGCAGCGTGTGTCAGAACCCCTTGCCGGCAGGGCGAGCTATCTGACGCTGCGGCCATGTACCAGGGGAGAGCTGTCGGGGCTGCCCCCAAGCTTGTGGACGCAACTCCAACAAGTGGAAGACAGGGAGTGGCAAGCGGTCATCCAGGATTCCGCTCGGCCCGCTGCGCGTTGGGCAGCCGTAGCCCGGCGCGGGGGCTTCCCTACGCCCGCTCTTGGGTCTGAGGAGCATGGCGCCGCATCACCCTGGTACCAGGGCTACATACGTACCTACCTGGAGCGGGACCTGCAGGACTTGTCGTCCATCTCATCACTCGTCGACTTCCGGCGCCTCATGCGCCTGGTCGCTGCGCGGACGGGACAGATCCAGAATCAAAGCAATCTGGCACGGGATCTGGGCATGGCGCAGCCGACTGTGCATCGATATCTGAACCTACTGGAAACCAGCTACATGCTGGTCAGGCTCCCCGCGTACACTGCCAATCGAGGAAAGCGACTCATCAAGTCGCCGCGCATCTACTGGGGAGATACGGGTCTCGGCTTGCATATGTCTGGCTCCCCGGACCCCACCGGTGCCCACCTCGAGAACCTGATCCTCCTGGACCTCCTCACCAGTCAGGACTGCTACAATCAGATCAACCAGCTGTACTACTGGAGGACCACGACCGGCCAGGAAGTGGACTTCGTAATCGAAGGCTTAGACGGCAGGCTGATGCCCATAGAGGTTAAGGCCACGGCAAAACCGCGGCTGGGGCATTGCAGGGGATTGAACGCGTTTCTGGATGAGTACGGAAAGCTCTGCCGGTCAGCCCTCCTGCTTCACGCCGGCTCGGAGACGCGTTGGCTGACGCCCCGAATACTCGCTACTCCGTGGTGGGCCGTGGCGTAA
- a CDS encoding NAD(P)-dependent alcohol dehydrogenase has translation MNAPLTPTTMRAVIQREYGGPDTLSLSTTQPIPEPGPGEVRVRVHASSVAAGDVHMMTGRPYLIRLFGYGVLAPKYGRPGLDVSGVVDAVGEGVTRFKKGDEVYGELERGAFADYVVGSQDLLARMPKGLTFEQAGAIPTSGMTALAAVKEHGQVTAGDRVLVIGATGGVGHFALQIAVAEGAEVHAVSSERNAPLARELGAAHAFDYRKEDFSSTVAAYDVVIDTAGRLPLGTARRMLRPGGRWVAVSAGNLGDWLGPIPRMLTAAMGNLGKSAKIISFITMPGAEKLEELARRVEQGTLRPVLQETYDLEQAPRALADQASGGARGKRVISVRSAA, from the coding sequence ATGAACGCACCCCTCACGCCGACCACCATGCGGGCCGTCATCCAACGGGAATACGGAGGCCCGGACACGCTCTCCCTCAGTACCACACAGCCCATTCCCGAACCCGGACCTGGAGAAGTGCGTGTGCGCGTGCACGCCTCGTCCGTCGCGGCTGGCGATGTGCACATGATGACCGGCCGCCCCTATCTCATTCGCCTGTTCGGATACGGCGTGTTGGCCCCCAAGTATGGTCGCCCCGGACTCGATGTCAGCGGCGTGGTGGATGCGGTTGGCGAAGGCGTAACCCGGTTCAAGAAGGGCGATGAGGTCTACGGCGAACTCGAGCGTGGCGCATTCGCCGACTACGTGGTGGGTTCTCAGGACCTGCTGGCCAGGATGCCCAAAGGGCTGACCTTCGAGCAGGCTGGCGCGATTCCGACATCGGGCATGACCGCGCTGGCAGCCGTCAAAGAGCACGGCCAGGTCACCGCGGGCGATCGCGTTCTGGTCATCGGCGCGACAGGAGGTGTAGGCCACTTCGCACTGCAGATCGCTGTAGCCGAGGGCGCGGAGGTGCACGCCGTCTCCAGCGAACGCAACGCACCGCTGGCACGCGAACTCGGTGCTGCCCATGCGTTCGACTACAGAAAGGAGGACTTCTCCTCGACGGTGGCTGCTTACGATGTGGTCATCGACACCGCCGGCCGACTCCCTCTTGGAACCGCGCGCCGCATGCTCCGGCCGGGCGGCCGATGGGTGGCTGTGAGCGCCGGCAACCTGGGCGACTGGCTGGGGCCGATCCCGCGCATGCTGACGGCGGCGATGGGCAATCTCGGCAAGAGCGCCAAAATCATCAGCTTTATCACCATGCCCGGCGCGGAGAAGCTTGAGGAACTGGCAAGGCGTGTCGAACAGGGCACACTGCGCCCGGTGCTCCAGGAGACGTACGACCTCGAGCAGGCGCCTCGGGCCCTGGCCGATCAGGCCAGTGGCGGAGCCCGCGGCAAACGCGTGATCAGCGTGCGGTCCGCCGCATGA
- a CDS encoding TetR/AcrR family transcriptional regulator C-terminal domain-containing protein, giving the protein MSRRTPLTRDRVLRAAVRVADEHGLDALTMRRLGKELGVEAMSLYNHVANKDAVLDGIVDLTVGEIAVPSTMSGWRSAMELRCRSARAVLLAHRWLAGLLMSRVNTGPNMLRYVDGTIGALRAGGFSIDLVDQAWGILDSYVYGFVLQELDFPIEEDAYAETAAAYLPMLETQALPHLTEMTRAVAERRHHGRRDFELGLQLVLDGLERLLDGSEGGRAI; this is encoded by the coding sequence ATGAGCCGGAGAACTCCGCTCACCAGGGACCGCGTGCTGCGCGCGGCCGTCCGCGTTGCCGACGAGCACGGACTCGACGCACTAACCATGCGTCGCCTGGGCAAGGAGCTTGGTGTGGAGGCGATGTCGCTGTACAACCATGTCGCCAACAAGGATGCCGTCCTGGACGGCATCGTAGACCTGACTGTCGGAGAGATTGCCGTTCCTTCTACCATGTCGGGATGGCGATCCGCCATGGAACTGCGATGTCGAAGCGCCCGTGCGGTGCTGCTCGCCCACCGCTGGCTCGCCGGCCTGCTCATGTCGCGCGTCAACACAGGTCCGAATATGCTGCGCTATGTTGACGGTACCATCGGTGCACTCCGGGCCGGCGGATTTTCCATCGACCTTGTAGATCAGGCGTGGGGAATTCTGGACAGCTACGTCTACGGATTCGTGTTGCAGGAACTGGACTTTCCCATCGAAGAAGATGCCTACGCGGAGACCGCCGCGGCCTACCTGCCAATGCTCGAAACCCAGGCGCTGCCGCATCTGACCGAAATGACCCGGGCCGTCGCGGAGCGCCGGCATCACGGCCGACGTGACTTTGAACTCGGCCTGCAGCTGGTGCTGGATGGGTTGGAGAGGTTGCTGGACGGTTCGGAGGGGGGCCGCGCTATTTGA
- a CDS encoding choice-of-anchor D domain-containing protein — MRVLILAICSFLLLWPHDAASQALRGELSPFVETASMFSAYDPTAEQISAAACVTAPTSLEGGETFFIDLSGRIRQSDIKKKFGLDLQGSYNWKVTKASATLNYLRETETSGFSIGVNYAADYTLGSERIAGDATLTANTPDPTGNPGGFAEKCGSSFISQIDYGAYLMFSVRIDFSSREDLEDFRASFSIEGPWGSASKNLSAYEKALSRDARISVSVTQIGGIASQAKELLGEGGGQGTTQCLTGNFGRCLGVVAALIDYSQTGFLTQLEDPNGPKPIRYHYAPYTDLGYSPGPWPMLEAAILGARESLSVQMEQQLNVQAVALRLLQYPLGARRSAVEEGLAASEANIVLIADATVTCYTRIPECLQAVADLELTPVDQGALEFPPRPTSSVRIYNTLEGLLSEAESARRLEAVDNQADGEVTADMHAALAPNGGSSTVALLIDGQALETAQFRFDRVSDPLRVLWNGAATNGGLKSQTTIPFDELPDFKRVGEARLLFLTDDTKLEDDDGLYAGRDINIPVSRSEIIRGRDGRTRPDDGSGLFTSSGYFYVLVFDGYGREYRFNLAYSEWILEPRRVAPEGNRRNGTEASSDFWEVTVDSRTIWHNTNSAPPKGRLLTRRVVGDTGQPKTFPRNREQYDYWGAAGYDSPYYWWYADGIETVANPGRGALVNIWHPYSDGVGGVKERNVIYRFDKDIAVSTNSPLYRYANTGSGANSEASVFMYDWAARFEADARLASPTRDSTNFGSTEIGETAVREVVLMNEGNVALEVTPAISGDQYGAFSVARGGSTFAIEPGLTDTLQVLFTPSTFGSQAAVLSVQHTADNQSNPLEFLLSGVAVGCPWTASPTNLVATIRGQAQVDGEPATSDDCIAALDEDGNVAGAGDLAIDGGVAYINLRIYGDDETTTDVDEGMSGSEDFTLRLFDSSGSQILVYPHALGGWRNTNGQPLPDYSDLSKIYNFTQSGVQSLTLEEGWSLVSPVVQPSEASGALEEVAQRAPDVTFVSGFRCPSDSSPGGIITFDPTGPPFLQDLNALEAGRGYWFRSGAAATLELEGLGLPSDFSLSLCEGWNLVGYWGTGSLPVREAFATLIADDILEFVTGFQGGVKTFNPADPDFINDLDTLETGLGYWVKVRDDVSGFRYDESSGSSAVAGRHLTQNTQTQPKQLRPNPVFMTVGGRVTSDGSELPREILVHDPRGVLVGVLSVSSDGRLRTTAVYGDDPGTQDVDGALAGELLSFSAEGWQITSSHRFGSSLDPTSLDLGATRTLQAELPSEVELAKNYPNPFNPSTTLRFALPEAGRAKLTVFNLIGQQVARLVDQELTPGWHEVQFNAAELASGVYLYRLEAGGTSLLGSMLLQK, encoded by the coding sequence ATGAGAGTCCTCATACTTGCCATCTGCTCATTCCTCCTTCTTTGGCCGCACGACGCGGCATCGCAAGCGCTTCGGGGTGAACTCAGTCCGTTCGTGGAGACCGCCTCCATGTTCAGCGCCTACGACCCTACAGCGGAGCAGATTTCTGCCGCCGCTTGTGTCACGGCCCCGACCAGCCTAGAGGGTGGGGAAACGTTCTTCATCGACCTCTCCGGCCGAATTCGCCAGTCCGACATCAAAAAGAAGTTTGGACTGGATCTACAAGGCAGTTACAACTGGAAGGTGACCAAGGCCTCCGCAACGCTCAACTACCTGCGGGAAACGGAAACCTCGGGCTTCTCAATAGGCGTCAACTATGCGGCAGACTACACGCTCGGCTCTGAGCGAATCGCAGGGGACGCCACGCTGACGGCCAACACGCCGGATCCGACCGGCAATCCAGGTGGGTTCGCGGAGAAATGCGGGAGCTCCTTCATCTCGCAGATCGATTACGGTGCCTACCTGATGTTCTCGGTTCGCATCGATTTTTCCTCTCGCGAGGATCTGGAAGACTTCAGGGCATCCTTCAGCATTGAGGGCCCTTGGGGAAGCGCAAGTAAGAACCTCTCGGCGTACGAGAAAGCTCTGAGCAGAGACGCGCGGATCAGCGTGTCGGTGACCCAAATAGGGGGCATCGCTTCTCAGGCGAAAGAATTGCTTGGAGAGGGCGGAGGGCAGGGTACTACGCAGTGTCTCACCGGCAACTTCGGTCGGTGCCTTGGGGTGGTCGCCGCGCTGATAGACTACTCCCAGACCGGATTTCTGACCCAACTTGAAGACCCGAACGGGCCCAAGCCAATTCGATACCACTATGCGCCATACACGGACCTTGGTTACTCGCCGGGACCGTGGCCCATGCTCGAGGCGGCCATCCTGGGTGCACGGGAGTCCCTATCCGTCCAGATGGAGCAGCAGCTCAACGTGCAAGCGGTAGCACTGCGGTTGCTCCAGTACCCGCTAGGCGCACGTAGATCGGCGGTCGAGGAAGGGCTGGCCGCCAGCGAAGCCAACATCGTGCTCATCGCCGACGCGACCGTTACGTGCTACACCCGAATCCCGGAGTGTCTTCAGGCTGTGGCTGACCTTGAATTGACCCCGGTCGACCAGGGCGCTCTTGAGTTTCCCCCGCGACCTACGTCAAGCGTCCGGATCTACAACACCCTGGAGGGTCTGCTTTCCGAGGCAGAGTCCGCCAGGCGGCTGGAAGCGGTGGACAACCAGGCTGACGGAGAAGTGACCGCGGACATGCACGCCGCGCTCGCGCCAAACGGGGGAAGCTCTACCGTAGCACTCCTGATCGATGGCCAGGCGCTCGAGACAGCGCAGTTCAGGTTCGACCGGGTAAGCGATCCGCTGCGGGTCCTTTGGAACGGAGCCGCCACCAACGGCGGCCTGAAGTCGCAGACGACCATTCCTTTTGACGAACTACCGGATTTCAAGAGAGTGGGGGAAGCACGTCTGCTCTTTTTGACAGACGATACCAAGCTGGAGGACGACGACGGGCTTTATGCGGGGCGGGATATCAATATCCCCGTCTCTCGATCGGAGATCATCAGGGGGAGGGACGGTCGAACTCGGCCCGACGATGGGTCCGGGCTGTTCACGAGCAGCGGATACTTCTACGTGTTGGTCTTCGACGGATACGGGCGCGAGTACCGATTCAACCTCGCATACTCGGAGTGGATCCTTGAGCCGCGGCGCGTAGCGCCAGAGGGGAATCGGCGGAACGGCACAGAGGCTTCTTCAGATTTCTGGGAAGTGACGGTTGATTCGAGGACCATCTGGCACAACACGAACTCCGCTCCTCCCAAGGGGCGCTTGCTAACACGGCGAGTCGTGGGAGACACCGGTCAACCGAAGACGTTTCCTCGCAATCGTGAGCAGTACGACTACTGGGGCGCGGCCGGCTATGACAGCCCGTATTACTGGTGGTACGCAGACGGCATCGAAACGGTGGCTAACCCGGGTCGAGGCGCGCTCGTAAACATCTGGCATCCCTACTCAGACGGGGTGGGCGGCGTGAAGGAGCGCAACGTGATTTACCGATTTGACAAGGACATCGCTGTAAGTACGAATTCTCCCCTTTATCGCTACGCCAACACGGGTTCAGGAGCAAACTCGGAGGCCTCCGTCTTCATGTACGATTGGGCTGCCCGATTTGAGGCCGATGCCAGATTGGCAAGCCCGACACGGGACTCCACCAACTTTGGCAGCACCGAGATTGGCGAGACGGCGGTACGCGAAGTCGTGTTGATGAATGAAGGCAATGTGGCGCTGGAAGTCACACCCGCCATCTCAGGTGATCAGTACGGCGCGTTCAGTGTGGCGAGAGGAGGCAGCACCTTTGCGATCGAACCCGGACTGACCGACACCCTGCAAGTCCTCTTCACGCCCAGCACTTTCGGCTCTCAAGCGGCCGTGCTATCAGTCCAGCACACGGCGGACAATCAGTCGAATCCGCTAGAGTTTCTCCTCTCCGGGGTAGCCGTTGGCTGTCCCTGGACCGCGAGCCCGACGAACCTCGTAGCCACCATTCGCGGTCAGGCCCAGGTCGATGGGGAGCCGGCCACGTCGGACGACTGCATCGCGGCGCTAGACGAGGACGGTAATGTGGCTGGCGCAGGCGATCTCGCGATAGACGGTGGGGTTGCTTACATCAACCTACGAATCTACGGCGACGATGAGACGACCACAGATGTGGATGAGGGCATGTCCGGGTCCGAGGATTTCACATTGAGGCTGTTTGATTCCTCCGGCTCTCAAATCCTGGTCTACCCCCATGCCCTGGGCGGGTGGAGGAATACAAACGGACAGCCTCTTCCCGACTACTCGGACTTATCCAAGATCTACAACTTCACGCAGTCTGGCGTTCAGTCTCTGACCCTTGAGGAGGGCTGGAGTCTGGTGTCGCCGGTAGTGCAGCCATCAGAGGCATCAGGCGCCCTCGAAGAGGTAGCGCAGAGGGCCCCCGACGTCACCTTCGTCTCTGGGTTCAGGTGTCCGTCCGACTCGTCTCCGGGCGGCATAATCACCTTCGATCCCACGGGACCCCCGTTCCTACAAGACCTGAACGCTCTGGAGGCAGGTCGCGGATACTGGTTTAGATCAGGCGCGGCGGCGACCCTCGAGCTAGAAGGGTTGGGGCTGCCTTCAGACTTCAGTCTATCCCTATGCGAAGGGTGGAATCTGGTGGGGTATTGGGGCACGGGTTCCTTACCCGTGAGAGAAGCCTTCGCGACGCTGATAGCCGATGACATTCTCGAGTTTGTCACGGGCTTTCAAGGGGGCGTCAAGACCTTCAATCCCGCCGACCCCGATTTCATAAACGACCTCGACACGCTGGAAACCGGCCTCGGCTATTGGGTGAAGGTTCGAGACGACGTGAGTGGCTTCCGGTATGACGAATCTTCCGGATCGAGCGCTGTCGCGGGAAGGCATCTCACTCAGAACACTCAGACGCAGCCGAAGCAGCTGCGCCCCAACCCGGTTTTCATGACCGTCGGCGGAAGGGTGACTTCTGACGGATCCGAACTGCCGCGGGAGATCCTGGTCCACGACCCGAGGGGTGTTCTTGTGGGGGTGCTTTCGGTCTCGAGCGACGGACGCCTTCGCACCACCGCAGTCTACGGTGATGATCCTGGCACGCAAGACGTGGATGGGGCACTTGCCGGCGAGTTGCTGTCGTTCTCTGCCGAGGGCTGGCAGATCACGAGTAGCCATCGGTTTGGTTCAAGCCTGGACCCGACGAGCCTCGACCTCGGCGCCACGCGGACGCTGCAGGCGGAACTGCCCTCAGAAGTGGAGCTGGCCAAGAACTATCCCAACCCATTCAACCCCTCCACGACGCTGAGATTCGCGCTCCCGGAGGCTGGCCGGGCAAAGCTGACGGTGTTCAATCTGATCGGCCAGCAGGTGGCACGGCTGGTAGACCAGGAACTGACGCCGGGTTGGCATGAAGTCCAATTCAATGCTGCTGAACTCGCTTCAGGCGTGTACCTCTATCGCCTAGAGGCAGGAGGCACCTCGCTGCTCGGCAGCATGCTACTGCAGAAGTAA
- a CDS encoding DUF1272 domain-containing protein: MARTSSDDTPQIRTCHLMLEIRPNCECCDRDLPFDSADALICTFECTFCRDCVDGVLQGTCPNCGGNFVPRPIRPKRLIAAYPPSQKRVLKEGGCVAA, from the coding sequence ATGGCCCGTACGTCCTCCGACGACACACCGCAAATCCGAACCTGCCATCTCATGCTCGAAATCCGCCCAAACTGCGAGTGCTGTGATCGCGACCTGCCCTTCGACTCCGCCGATGCGCTGATTTGCACGTTCGAGTGCACGTTCTGCCGAGACTGCGTCGATGGTGTGCTCCAGGGCACGTGTCCGAACTGCGGCGGCAACTTCGTACCGCGTCCGATTCGGCCCAAACGCCTGATCGCAGCGTACCCCCCGTCGCAGAAACGAGTGCTGAAGGAAGGCGGTTGCGTGGCTGCCTGA